TGTAAGAATACATGAATCAATTAAAGCATCTTATGCCGTCCAACTAGTTCAGGAGCATGTAAATCTAAAAAGAATTCTTGAAAAAATTGATTTTCCCTGCAATTTTTCAGAAAAATGCTAATTTCAAATATAGGAACCATTTTATTTTGAGTCGCTCTTTAGATCTACCTGCTACCGAAGGCGTTGATGCCTTAGCTCAAGAACTCGCCAAAATCCAAGATCATGGAAAAAGGAGAATTGCTTTTTTGGGCACTAGACATGTACCAGTAGTAGATATCCACTTTATTGAGTTGATAGCAAGATCCTTGGCAGATGAGGGACACGATATTCTTACATCTGGATCTCAAGGAGTGAATGCAGCAGTTATTCGGGCTGTTTTAGATATCAATCCTGCATTATTGACTGTTTTATTGCCACAAAGCCTTGACAAACAAATACCGGAAATAAAGGCCCAACTTGAGAGGGTTATGCATTTGGTTGAAAAAAGTGAAAATGATGAATTGCCTTTACCACTTGCAAGTAGCCTATGTAATCAAGAAATCATTACTAGGTGCGATCAATTAATATGTTTCGCTTTCCATGATAGTGAAACCTTGCTAAACAGCTGTAGATGCGCAGAAGAAATGGGAAAAATGGTAA
This region of Prochlorococcus marinus str. GP2 genomic DNA includes:
- a CDS encoding DNA recombination-mediator protein A, whose amino-acid sequence is MSRSLDLPATEGVDALAQELAKIQDHGKRRIAFLGTRHVPVVDIHFIELIARSLADEGHDILTSGSQGVNAAVIRAVLDINPALLTVLLPQSLDKQIPEIKAQLERVMHLVEKSENDELPLPLASSLCNQEIITRCDQLICFAFHDSETLLNSCRCAEEMGKMVSLLFFD